The following are encoded in a window of Castanea sativa cultivar Marrone di Chiusa Pesio chromosome 9, ASM4071231v1 genomic DNA:
- the LOC142610019 gene encoding DNA damage-binding protein 1 translates to MSIWNYVVTAHKPTNVNHSCVGNFTSPQELNLIIAKCTRIEIHLLTPQGLQPMLDVPIYGRIATLELFRPHGEAQDFLFIATERYKFCVLQWDAETSELITRAMGDVSDRIGRPTDNGQIGIIDPDCRLIGLHLYDGLFKVIPFDNKGQLKEAFNIRLEELQVLDIKFLYGCSKPTIVVLYQDNKDARHVKTYEVALKDKDFVEGPWSQNNLDNGANLLIPVPPPLCGVIIIGEETIVYCSANAFKAIPIRPSITRAYGRVDADGSRYLLGDHTGLLHLLVITHEKERVTGLKIELLGETSIASTISYLDNAFVYIGSSYGDSQLVKLNLQPDAKGSYVEVLERYVNLGPIVDFCVVDLERQGQGQVVTCSGAYKDGSLRIVRNGIGINEQASVELQGIKGMWSLRSSTDDPFDTFLVVSFISETRILAMNIEDELEETEIEGFCSQVQTLFCHDAVFNQLVQVTSSSVRLVSSTSRELRNEWNARPGYSINVATANATQVLLATGGGHLVYLEIGDGVLTEVKHAQLEYEISCLDINPIGENPNYSQLAAVGMWTDISVRIFSLPDLNLITKEPLGGEIIPRSVLLCIFEGISYLLCALGDGHLLNFLLNTSTGELADRKKVSLGTQPITLRTFSSKNTTHVFAASDRPTVIYSSNKKLLYSNVNLKEVSHMCPFNSAAFPDSLAIAKEGELTIGTIDDIQKLHIRSIPLGEHARRICHQEQSRTFAICSLKLNQSSTEDSETHYIRLLDDQTFEFISTYQLDTFEYACSILSCSFSDDSNVYYCAGTAYVLPEENEPTKGRILVFIVEDGKLQLIAEKETKGAVYSLNAFNGKLLAGINQKIQLYKWMLRDDGTRELQSECGHHGHILALYVQTRGDFIVVGDLMKSISLLIYKHEEGAIEERARDYNANWMSAVEILDDDIYLGAENNFNLLTVRKNSEGATDEERGRLEVAGEYHLGEFVNRFRHGSLVMRLPDSDVGQIPTVIFGTVNGVIGVIASLPHEQYLFLEKLQSNLRKVIKGVGGLSHEQWRSFNNEKKVVDARNFLDGDLIESFLDLNRIKMDEVSKAMNVTVEELGKRVEELTRLH, encoded by the exons atgagcatCTGGAACTATGTGGTTACCGCTCACAAGCCCACCAACGTGAACCACTCCTGCGTCGGCAATTTCACTAGCCCTCAAGAGCTCAACCTAATCATAGC gaAATGCACCCGAATCGAAATTCATTTACTTACTCCTCAGGGCTTGCAG CCTATGTTGGACGTGCCAATATATGGGAGAATTGCAACACTTGAACTTTTTCGTCCTCAT GGTGAGGCACAAGATTTTCTATTTATTGCAACAGAAAGATACAAATTCTGTGTGCTTCAGTGGGATGCTGAGACATCTGAGCTTATCACAAG AGCAATGGGGGATGTTTCGGATCGTATTGGTCGTCCTACAGACAACGGTCAG ATTGGCATAATTGATCCAGATTGCAGACTAATTGGACTCCATTTATATGATGGATTGTTCAAG GTCATTCCTTTTGATAATAAAGGGCAGCTTAAAGAAGCATTTAACATTAG GCTTGAGGAACTTCAAGTTTTGGATATCAAGTTCCTGTATGGTTGTTCAAAACCAACAATTGTGGTTCTTTACCAg GATAACAAAGATGCTCGCCATGTTAAAACGTATGAAGTTGCTCTTAAGGATAAAGATTTTGTTGAGGGTCCCTGGTCCCAGAACAATCTTGACAATGGGGCTAATTTGCTAATACCGGTACCTCCACCTCTTTGTGGCGTCATTATTATTGGAGAAGAAACAATTGTCTACTGCAGTGCCAATGCATTTAAAGCAATCCCAATCAGACCG TCCATCACAAGAGCCTATGGAAGAGTTGATGCTGATGGTTCTAGGTATTTACTTGGTGATCATACTGGGCTGCTTCACCTACTTGTTATAACCCATGAGAAAGAAAG GGTTACTGGACTCAAAATTGAGCTCTTGGGTGAAACTTCCATTGCATCTACCATTTCATATCTCGATAATGCATTTGTGTATATTGGCTCAAGCTATGGAGATTCACAG CTTGTAAAGTTAAATCTTCAGCCTGATGCAAAAGGCTCATATGTGGAAGTACTGGAACGATATGTCAATTTGGGGCCAATTGTTGACTTCTGTGTTGTGGACCTTGAGAGGCAAGGCCAAGGTCAGGTTGTAACTTGTTCTGGAGCTTATAAAGATGGTTCTCTTCGCATAGTTCGAAATGGAATAGGAATTAATGAACAG GCTTCAGTGGAACTTCAAGGTATTAAGGGAATGTGGTCACTAAGATCTTCCACTGATGATCCATTTGACACGTTCCTGGTTGTAAGTTTTATCAGTGAGACACGAATTTTGGCTATGAATATTGAGGATGAGTTGGAAGAAACTGAGATAGAGGGCTTCTGCTCTCAAGTGCAGACTCTATTTTGCCATGATGCTGTTTTCAACCAACTTGTACAA GTAACTTCAAGCTCTGTGAGATTGGTCAGTTCTACATCTAGAGAGCTACGGAATGAATGGAATGCTCGACCTGGCTATTCAATTAATGTTGCCACTGCTAATGCCACCCAG GTTTTATTGGCAACTGGTGGTGGCCATTTGGTTTATTTAGAAATTGGAGATGGGGTCTTGACGGAAGTAAAACATGCACAGTTGGAGTATGAGATCTCATGCCTTGACATAAACCCCATTGGGGAGAATCCCAACTATAGTCAGCTAGCTGCTGTTGGTATGTGGACAGATATTAGTGTGCGGATATTTTCGCTTCCTGACCTGAATCTTATCACTAAGGAGCCTTTGGGGGGAGAAATTATACCTCGCTCTGTTCTTCTTTGCATATTTGAAGGG ATATCTTACTTGTTATGTGCCCTTGGAGATGGgcatttattaaattttctattgaaCACAAGTACTGGTGAACTAGCAGATAGGAAAAAGGTCTCTCTAGGGACCCAGCCTATTACTCTTCGTACTTTCTCTTCCAAGAATACTACACATGTATTTGCCGCATCAGATAGGCCAACTGTTATCTATAGTAGCAACAAGAAGCTACTTTACAGCAATGTTAATTTGAAAGAAGTTAGCCATATGTGCCCTTTTAACTCTGCAGCTTTTCCAGACAG CCTTGCAATCGCAAAAGAAGGTGAACTTACTATTGGCACCATTGATGATATCCAGAAACTTCATATCCGCTCTATACCGCTTGGGGAGCATGCACGCCGTATCTGTCATCAGGAGCAGTCCAGGACCTTTGCTATTTGCAGTCTAAAGTTAAACCAGTCCAGTACAGAAGATTCTGAAACACACTATATCCGTCTGCTGGATGACCAGACCTTTGAGTTCATATCCACTTACCAACTTGACACCTTTGAATATGCTTGCTCCATCCTTAGTTGTTCTTTCTCTGATGATAGTAATGTGTACTACTGTGCTGGCACTGCGTATGTATTGCCAGAAGAGAATGAGCCAACCAAG GGCCGAATATTAGTTTTCATTGTTGAAGACGGGAAGCTACAGCTTATTGCTGAGAAGGAAACCAAAGGAGCTGTTTACTCTCTGAATGCTTTCAATGGCAAGCTGTTGGCTGGTATCAATCAAAAAATCCAATTGTACAAGTGGATGCTCCGGGATGATGGTACTCGTGAGTTACAATCTGAATGTGGACATCACGGACACATACTTGCCCTCTATGTGCAAACTCGTGGAGATTTCATTGTTGTTGGTGACCTGATGAAATCAATCTCCTTGTTAATCTACAAG CATGAAGAAGGTGCCATTGAGGAGCGAGCTCGTGACTATAATGCAAATTGGATGTCAGCTGTTGAGATTCTTGACGATGACATTTACCTTGGTGCTGAAAATAACTTCAATCTTTTGACTGTTCGGAAGAACAGTGAAGGTGCCACTGATGAGGAGAGGGGCCGTCTTGAGGTAGCTGGCGAGTATCACCTTGGAGAATTTGTCAATCGATTCCGGCATGGTTCCCTTGTTATGCGCTTGCCAGATTCTGATGTGGGACAGATTCCAACTGTCATTTTTGGTACTGTTAATGGTGTAATTGGAGTCATTGCTTCACTTCCTCATGAGCAGTATCTCTTTTTAGAGAAGCTTCAGTCGAACCTGAGGAAGGTGATAAAGGGTGTTGGAGGGTTGAGCCATGAGCAGTGGAGGTCATTTAACAATGAGAAGAAAGTAGTCGATGCCAGAAATTTCTTGGATGGAGATCTCATCGAGTCATTCCTTGATCTCAACCGTATTAAGATGGATGAGGTTTCAAAAGCAATGAATGTTACAGTTGAGGAGCTTGGCAAGAGAGTTGAAGAATTGACTAGATTGCATTGA
- the LOC142610020 gene encoding cytochrome c oxidase subunit 3, with protein MIESQRHSYHLVDPSPWPISGSLGALATTVGGVMYMHPFQGGATLLSLGLIFILYTMFVWWRDVLRESTLEGHHTKVVQLGLRYGFILFIVSEVMFLFAFFWASSHSSLAPAVEIGGIWPPKGIWVLDPWEIPFLNTPILLSSGAAVTWAHHAILAGKEKRAVYALVATVSLALVFTGFQGMEYYQAPFTISDSIYGSTFFLATGFHGFHVIIGTLFLIICGIRQYLGHLTKEHHVGFEAAAWYWHFVDVVRLFLLSQNYKEKM; from the coding sequence ATGATTGAATCTCAGAGGCATTCTTATCATTTGGTAGATCCAAGTCCATGGCCTATTTCGGGTTCACTCGGAGCTTTGGCAACCACCGTAGGAGGTGTGATGTACATGCACCCATTTCAAGGGGGTGCAACACTTCTCAGTTTGGGCCTCATATTTATCCTATATACCATGTTCGTATGGTGGCGCGATGTTCTACGTGAATCCACGTTGGAAGGACATCATACCAAAGTCGTACAATTAGGACTTCGATATGGTTTTATTCTGTTTATCGTATCGGAGGTTATGttcctttttgcttttttttgggCTTCTTCTCATTCTTCTTTGGCACCTGCGGTAGAGATCGGAGGTATTTGGCCCCCAAAAGGGATTTGGGTTTTAGATCCTTGGGAAATCCCTTTTCTTAATACCCCTATTCTCCTTTCATCCGGAGCTGCCGTAACTTGGGCTCATCATGCTATACTCGCGGGGAAGGAAAAACGGGCAGTTTATGCTTTAGTAGCTACCGTTTCACTGGCTCTAGTATTCACTGGCTTTCAAGGAATGGAATATTATCAAGCACCCTTCACTATTTCGGATAGTATTTATGGTTCTACCTTTTTCTTAGCAACTGGCTTTCATGGTTTTCATGTGATTATAGGTACTCTTTTCTTGATCATATGTGGTATTCGCCAATATCTTGGTCATCTGACCAAGGAGCATCACGTTGGCTTTGAAGCAGCTGCATGGTACTGGCATTTTGTAGACGTGGTTCGGTTATTCCTATTGTCTCAAAATTATAAAGAGAAAATGTAG